The following are encoded together in the Bradysia coprophila strain Holo2 unplaced genomic scaffold, BU_Bcop_v1 contig_94, whole genome shotgun sequence genome:
- the LOC119085042 gene encoding peroxiredoxin 1-like: MTPQLQKKAPGFAGTAVVDGQFKTIDLKDYAGQYVVLFFYPLDFTFVCPTEIIAYSDRAAEFASIGCQLIGCSTDSHFTHLAWINTDRKNGGLGKLNYPLLADKNMNIARNYGVLNEETGIPFRGLFIIDKEQNLRQITVNDLPVGRSVDETLRLVQAFQYTDVHGEVCPANWRPGSKTMIPDPEKSKAYFGQAN; this comes from the exons ATGACACCACAATTGCAAAAGAAAGCACCAGGATTTGCTGGAACAGCTGTTGTCGATGGACAATTTAAGACAATTGACTTAAAAGACTATGCTGGACAATATGTCGTTCTATTTTTCTATCCATTGGACTT CACCTTTGTATGTCCAACTGAAATCATTGCCTATTCCGATCGAGCAGCTGAATTCGCTTCAATCGGTTGTCAATTGATCGGTTGTTCCACCGACAGTCACTTTACTCATTTGGCCTGGATCAATACTGACCGCAAGAATGGTGGATTAGGCAAACTCAACTATCCACTGCTGGCCGACAAAAATATGAACATTGCCCGAAATTACGGGGTTTTGAATGAAGAAACGGGAATACCATTCCGTGGTCTATTCATCATTGATAAGGAACAAAACCTGCGTCAAATTACCGTCAACGATTTGCCTGTCGGACGCAGTGTGGATGAAACTCTTCGCTTAGTTCAGGCGTTCCA GTACACGGATGTTCATGGAGAAGTATGTCCAGCCAATTGGAGGCCAGGCAGCAAGACCATGATACCTGACCCGGAAAAGTCTAAGGCATATTTTGGACAGGCCAATTAA